One Lentibacillus cibarius DNA window includes the following coding sequences:
- a CDS encoding nucleotidyltransferase — MKACGLIVEYNPFHNGHVYHVRQSRDASNADCLIAVMSGSFLQRGEPAIIDKFHRTKAALLEGVDIVLELPYLYAVQSSDLFAEGAVRTLHESGVSSICFGSESGNTQHFMEGYDVFRQNEPFYRELLQDYLKQGIAFPEASRLAYQKIGLTTEEMDLSQPNNILGFSYVQTIMDAHLPITPLAIKRKKSNYHDEEITGPIASATSIRSKLLADHDISEDVAATMPNATIRQLHEYKWQAGCWHAWEGYFHLIHYRVMTMTTEELAAIHGVDEGLEYRIKKTARGVTSFYEWMQRIKTKRYTWTRLQRMFAHILTNTTKTDMYQLKNTTTVPYVRLLGMTRNGQTYLNAQKKEMNVPLVSKLSHHINPLLFIEEKASNAYYSMLPADKREKLRKQELQPPIMID, encoded by the coding sequence ATGAAAGCTTGTGGACTAATCGTTGAATATAATCCGTTCCACAACGGACACGTCTATCACGTTCGACAATCCAGAGATGCATCTAATGCGGATTGCCTAATTGCCGTTATGAGCGGATCATTCCTCCAGCGCGGCGAACCAGCAATCATCGATAAATTCCACCGGACAAAGGCTGCTTTGCTTGAAGGGGTGGATATCGTTTTGGAACTTCCTTATTTATACGCCGTTCAAAGCAGTGATCTGTTTGCTGAAGGGGCTGTCCGCACACTGCATGAAAGCGGTGTGTCAAGTATTTGTTTTGGCAGTGAATCCGGTAATACACAGCACTTCATGGAAGGGTATGACGTTTTCAGGCAAAACGAACCCTTCTATCGTGAATTGTTGCAAGACTATCTTAAGCAAGGGATAGCCTTTCCGGAAGCGAGCAGACTTGCATATCAGAAAATCGGTCTGACAACGGAAGAAATGGACCTATCACAACCGAACAACATTCTTGGGTTTAGTTATGTCCAAACAATCATGGATGCGCATTTGCCTATTACACCCCTGGCGATTAAGCGGAAAAAGAGCAACTATCATGACGAGGAAATAACCGGGCCAATTGCCAGTGCTACCAGCATACGCAGCAAATTGCTGGCTGATCATGACATCTCAGAGGACGTTGCTGCAACCATGCCCAATGCGACTATCCGTCAACTTCATGAATATAAATGGCAAGCTGGCTGTTGGCACGCTTGGGAAGGCTATTTCCATCTTATCCATTATCGTGTTATGACAATGACTACAGAAGAGCTGGCTGCCATTCACGGTGTTGATGAAGGGTTGGAATACCGCATTAAAAAGACAGCACGGGGCGTGACCTCGTTTTATGAATGGATGCAACGAATCAAAACAAAACGCTACACGTGGACAAGGTTACAACGTATGTTTGCCCATATTTTGACCAACACAACTAAAACAGACATGTATCAGCTAAAAAATACAACGACAGTCCCTTACGTCCGACTGCTCGGCATGACTAGAAATGGACAAACCTATTTGAATGCACAGAAAAAAGAAATGAATGTCCCACTTGTTTCTAAACTAAGCCATCATATAAACCCGCTTTTATTCATTGAAGAAAAAG
- a CDS encoding YceD family protein: MKIPIAHIKKNADNVPFKFDEQVDVSELETMNNDIREINSVHVYGTADDQGNDIIFSFSIDGEMVLPCARTLADVPYPFAINALEIFSESPYDIDDEDNDIHPIEGEVLDLTPLIKENILLEVPYRVFSDDEEVISQASFEGEGWEFISEGKREKKTDPRMKKLESLLKDKDKEE; the protein is encoded by the coding sequence ATGAAAATTCCAATAGCGCATATTAAGAAAAACGCTGACAATGTCCCTTTCAAATTTGATGAGCAAGTAGATGTCTCTGAATTGGAAACAATGAACAATGATATACGTGAAATTAATTCCGTTCATGTTTACGGTACGGCAGATGATCAAGGGAACGACATTATCTTTTCGTTCAGCATTGATGGGGAAATGGTGTTGCCATGTGCCCGTACACTTGCAGATGTTCCTTATCCATTTGCGATTAATGCACTTGAGATATTCTCAGAGTCGCCGTATGATATTGATGATGAAGACAATGACATTCACCCGATTGAAGGGGAAGTACTTGACTTAACTCCGCTCATCAAAGAAAATATTTTATTGGAAGTGCCATACCGGGTTTTCTCAGATGATGAAGAAGTGATTAGCCAAGCCTCGTTTGAAGGGGAAGGTTGGGAATTCATCTCCGAGGGAAAGCGGGAGAAAAAGACGGATCCACGCATGAAAAAGCTGGAATCTTTACTTAAAGATAAGGATAAAGAAGAATAG
- the rpmF gene encoding 50S ribosomal protein L32, with protein sequence MAVPKRKTSKKVKNQRRTHKKLHVPGMVECPNCGELTKSHHVCKSCGHYDGKEVVAND encoded by the coding sequence ATGGCAGTACCAAAGCGAAAAACTTCTAAAAAGGTAAAAAACCAACGCCGCACGCATAAAAAATTGCATGTGCCTGGCATGGTGGAATGCCCAAATTGTGGTGAACTAACAAAATCGCACCATGTATGTAAATCATGTGGGCATTATGACGGCAAAGAAGTAGTGGCAAATGACTAA
- a CDS encoding RsfA family transcriptional regulator — protein sequence MNAARQDAWTEDEDILLAETVLRYIRDGKTQLEAFKDVAQQLSRTSAACGFRWNASIRKQYANEIELAKEDRKKHNKPQANGHHGQAEGMGLEANPIDSAITILKKMRTGYLDNNAFSIYEKEVTIKRLEKENEVLKQQLDRYEQAWREMGKLWSWVSESEK from the coding sequence ATGAATGCTGCACGTCAGGATGCGTGGACAGAAGATGAAGATATATTGCTTGCAGAAACGGTTCTTCGTTATATAAGAGATGGCAAGACGCAGCTTGAAGCTTTTAAAGATGTTGCCCAACAATTATCACGGACATCGGCTGCATGCGGTTTTCGCTGGAATGCATCCATCCGCAAACAGTATGCTAATGAAATTGAACTGGCTAAAGAAGACCGAAAGAAACATAACAAACCGCAAGCCAACGGACATCATGGACAGGCGGAAGGGATGGGGCTAGAAGCAAATCCGATTGATAGTGCTATAACCATACTTAAAAAAATGCGCACTGGTTATCTGGACAACAATGCCTTTTCCATTTATGAAAAAGAAGTAACCATCAAACGGCTGGAGAAAGAAAATGAAGTACTTAAACAGCAACTGGATCGGTATGAACAGGCATGGAGGGAAATGGGCAAACTATGGAGTTGGGTAAGTGAGTCGGAGAAATGA
- a CDS encoding N-acetyltransferase: protein MINNANVEKLLINYKTLEQFKRFKEYGNQELSMMEDLQNNIVENNSESPFYGIYFGHNLIARMSLYRMKAKYDNYFNPAQDYLELWKLEVLPDYRGQGYGKIMVEFAKSFQLPIKTNPRINSHGFWEKMGFQKAQYEMERDLGQNPLIWLPEGVSEKDV, encoded by the coding sequence ATGATCAACAATGCAAACGTGGAAAAGCTTTTAATCAACTATAAAACATTAGAACAATTTAAGCGTTTTAAGGAATACGGAAATCAAGAACTTTCCATGATGGAGGATTTACAGAATAATATTGTGGAGAACAATAGCGAATCGCCATTTTACGGAATCTACTTTGGGCACAATCTTATCGCACGCATGAGTCTATACAGAATGAAGGCGAAATATGACAACTACTTTAACCCGGCCCAAGACTATCTTGAGCTATGGAAACTTGAAGTGTTACCAGATTACCGGGGACAGGGGTATGGCAAAATTATGGTTGAATTCGCGAAAAGTTTTCAGCTACCGATTAAAACAAACCCGCGGATTAATTCGCACGGTTTCTGGGAAAAGATGGGTTTCCAAAAAGCACAATATGAGATGGAACGCGACCTCGGTCAAAATCCTCTTATATGGCTTCCTGAAGGTGTTTCGGAAAAAGACGTATAA
- a CDS encoding DUF3397 domain-containing protein: MILNAVANLIGIIITLPMLVTWGVYYIVARIGHNKWKAIHAAVNWTTLLYILAVTAMLYMMFGASYLGIITVLLLVLFTVIIVIRWKMFTEVVFRKAFRIFWRICFLLFVCLYFLLAITGMIRYLL; encoded by the coding sequence ATGATTTTGAATGCAGTTGCTAATCTGATTGGTATCATTATTACCTTACCGATGCTGGTTACTTGGGGTGTTTATTACATTGTAGCCAGGATTGGGCATAACAAATGGAAGGCAATTCATGCTGCAGTGAATTGGACAACCCTCCTGTATATATTGGCGGTGACAGCAATGCTCTACATGATGTTTGGGGCTAGCTATCTCGGCATCATTACAGTCTTATTGCTGGTGTTGTTTACTGTCATTATTGTGATTCGATGGAAAATGTTTACGGAAGTCGTTTTCCGCAAAGCCTTTAGAATCTTTTGGCGCATTTGTTTTTTACTTTTTGTGTGTTTATATTTCCTGCTGGCCATAACAGGAATGATCCGCTACTTATTATGA
- the bshC gene encoding bacillithiol biosynthesis cysteine-adding enzyme BshC — MRISPIKLQAQHTLINDYRNQKPDIMQYFDYDPYKEATYKKRLEILQEKDINREQLTEALTEMNEQWDAPESANRAIERLKDENSVVVIGGQQAGLLTGPLYTINKVISVIQFAKQQEAKLDVPVIPVFWIAGEDHDYEEINHVYLPEMNRMKKHTLPQQTSGKLPVSDIQIDGTKLLTWINHLFDQLPETDQTKALYQTILDCQEQSATYVDFFARFLYQLLGDEEIILADSGNPAMRNLEREYFVRMIEQQAQISNGVQTSVQQLKNQGYTVSLDVEPHDAHLFYHRHNERILLVRDNEGNWCGKQNEMILTHQEMLEIAENHPSHLSNNVVTRPVMQESLFPTLAFIGGPGEVSYWAALKPAFHAVGIEMPPVLPRLSFTFVDRGVEKILTKYGIEASHAINYGLDDVKTQWLAAQSDPPVRQVAEEVRQAIRRVHQPLREIASDIGADLGELADKNLYYLNGNIDFLEKRLLKTMDTKYAKEISEFDLAHHIFHPENGLQERIWNPLPLINDHGPCFIRQLASESLSFTEEHYIVYL; from the coding sequence ATGCGGATCAGTCCGATTAAATTACAGGCACAGCATACTTTAATAAACGATTATCGTAATCAAAAGCCGGACATTATGCAGTACTTTGATTATGATCCATACAAGGAAGCAACTTACAAGAAACGGTTGGAGATATTACAAGAAAAAGACATTAACCGTGAGCAACTGACAGAAGCACTGACAGAAATGAATGAACAGTGGGATGCTCCTGAGTCAGCGAACCGGGCAATTGAACGATTGAAAGACGAAAACAGTGTTGTTGTAATAGGAGGTCAGCAGGCTGGTTTGCTGACAGGTCCGCTATATACCATTAATAAGGTAATATCAGTTATACAATTTGCGAAACAACAGGAAGCTAAACTGGACGTACCAGTTATACCAGTGTTTTGGATAGCTGGTGAGGATCATGATTATGAAGAAATCAATCATGTGTATTTACCTGAAATGAACAGGATGAAAAAGCATACATTGCCGCAGCAGACAAGTGGCAAGCTACCTGTCTCTGATATCCAAATAGATGGAACAAAATTACTGACCTGGATTAATCATTTGTTTGACCAGCTGCCCGAAACTGATCAGACAAAAGCACTCTATCAGACTATACTGGATTGTCAGGAACAATCAGCTACATATGTAGACTTTTTTGCACGGTTCCTTTATCAGTTGCTTGGTGATGAGGAAATAATCCTTGCTGACTCAGGGAATCCGGCTATGCGCAACCTTGAACGAGAGTATTTTGTCCGGATGATTGAACAACAGGCGCAAATAAGCAATGGTGTACAAACGTCAGTCCAGCAATTGAAAAATCAGGGATATACGGTATCACTTGATGTTGAACCGCATGATGCGCATCTCTTTTATCACCGTCACAATGAACGAATTCTGCTTGTACGTGATAACGAAGGCAACTGGTGCGGTAAACAAAATGAAATGATACTGACTCACCAAGAAATGCTTGAAATAGCTGAAAATCATCCATCCCACTTAAGCAATAATGTCGTTACCAGGCCGGTTATGCAGGAGAGTTTGTTTCCGACACTTGCCTTTATCGGTGGACCTGGTGAGGTCAGCTATTGGGCAGCTTTAAAACCAGCTTTTCATGCAGTAGGGATAGAAATGCCGCCGGTTCTTCCACGTTTGTCATTTACATTTGTTGACAGAGGTGTGGAAAAAATATTAACCAAGTATGGCATAGAAGCATCACATGCCATCAATTATGGTCTGGATGATGTCAAAACCCAATGGCTTGCTGCACAAAGTGATCCTCCGGTGCGACAAGTTGCCGAAGAAGTAAGACAGGCCATTCGCCGGGTGCATCAGCCATTGCGCGAGATTGCCAGTGATATCGGTGCCGATTTAGGTGAGCTCGCGGATAAAAATCTCTATTACCTAAATGGCAATATTGATTTTCTTGAAAAACGTCTCCTGAAAACGATGGACACCAAATATGCAAAAGAAATTAGTGAGTTTGATCTTGCCCATCATATATTCCATCCGGAAAACGGACTCCAGGAACGGATTTGGAACCCTTTACCACTAATCAATGACCATGGTCCCTGTTTTATCCGACAACTGGCAAGCGAGTCACTTTCATTCACGGAGGAACACTATATCGTATATCTGTAA
- the mraZ gene encoding division/cell wall cluster transcriptional repressor MraZ: MFMGEFQHNIDTKGRIIVPAKFREGLGDSFVVTRGLDKCLFAYPMDEWKSLEEKLKQLPLTKKDARAFTRFFFSGAIECEVDKQGRINIPQPLRNYAGLDKECVVIGVSDRVEFWAKDHWEDYFNDSEESFGEIAENLMDFDI, translated from the coding sequence ATGTTCATGGGTGAATTCCAGCACAATATCGATACAAAAGGACGAATCATTGTGCCGGCCAAGTTTCGTGAAGGGCTTGGAGACAGTTTTGTAGTCACCCGTGGACTTGATAAATGTCTGTTCGCCTACCCGATGGATGAGTGGAAATCACTTGAAGAGAAACTGAAGCAATTACCACTCACTAAAAAGGATGCGCGCGCTTTCACACGCTTTTTCTTCTCTGGCGCAATTGAATGTGAAGTGGACAAACAGGGGAGAATAAATATTCCACAGCCATTGCGGAATTACGCGGGGCTGGATAAAGAATGTGTTGTAATTGGCGTCTCCGACCGGGTTGAATTCTGGGCAAAAGATCACTGGGAAGATTATTTCAACGATTCAGAGGAATCTTTTGGTGAAATCGCCGAGAATTTAATGGACTTTGACATTTAA
- the rsmH gene encoding 16S rRNA (cytosine(1402)-N(4))-methyltransferase RsmH, which yields MFNHYSVLKDEVIEGLAIKSNGTYVDCTVGGGGHSEQIASRLGEDGLLIAFDQDSEALDAAKKQLSAYENRTIFVHANFRELEKQIVRQQVGNVDGILFDLGVSSPQLDRGERGFSYQHDAELDMRMNQDQKLTAKEIVNEWSYQQLIKLFFHYGEEKFSKQIARKIEAERKKQSIDTTHELVHIIKEAIPAPARRKGGHPAKRIFQALRIAVNDELAAFNDALHQAARMTGVNGRIAVITFHSLEDRLCKKAFKKWGTAKPVPRNLPVIPDDHKPPFQLVNKKPILPSNQELDANRRSRSAKLRIAEKVREWDEGFTYEEGWN from the coding sequence ATGTTTAATCATTACAGTGTACTAAAAGATGAAGTGATAGAAGGACTGGCAATCAAATCTAATGGGACTTATGTAGACTGTACAGTCGGCGGCGGCGGACACTCAGAGCAGATTGCTTCTCGCCTTGGAGAGGATGGTTTGCTGATTGCGTTTGATCAGGATAGTGAAGCGCTTGATGCTGCAAAAAAACAGCTCAGTGCGTATGAAAATAGGACAATCTTTGTTCATGCAAACTTCCGCGAACTTGAAAAACAAATAGTACGCCAACAGGTGGGAAATGTCGACGGGATTTTATTTGATCTCGGTGTTTCCTCCCCGCAACTTGACCGTGGTGAACGAGGGTTTAGCTACCAGCATGATGCCGAGCTTGATATGCGCATGAACCAGGATCAAAAATTAACTGCCAAAGAGATTGTCAATGAATGGTCCTACCAGCAACTTATTAAATTATTTTTTCATTACGGTGAGGAAAAGTTTTCTAAGCAAATAGCCAGAAAAATTGAAGCAGAACGGAAAAAACAGTCGATTGATACGACCCATGAACTGGTCCACATCATCAAAGAAGCAATACCGGCTCCTGCACGAAGAAAGGGAGGGCATCCGGCAAAGCGTATTTTCCAGGCATTACGGATTGCTGTTAACGATGAATTGGCTGCATTTAACGATGCATTGCACCAGGCAGCACGAATGACAGGGGTTAATGGGAGAATTGCAGTCATCACGTTTCATTCACTAGAAGACAGGCTTTGTAAAAAAGCATTTAAAAAATGGGGTACAGCCAAACCAGTGCCGAGAAATTTACCGGTTATACCCGATGATCATAAGCCACCATTTCAATTAGTAAATAAAAAGCCGATATTGCCTAGTAATCAGGAACTCGATGCTAATCGCCGCTCACGATCAGCGAAACTGCGCATTGCAGAAAAAGTGCGTGAATGGGATGAAGGATTTACATATGAAGAAGGGTGGAATTAA
- the ftsL gene encoding cell division protein FtsL, translating to MDGNAARKWEQAYTSYIPKKEEQTSTVTVKQKRWITKGEKVLYSAIGFLLIAACIYVVSFASATDTLNRKVESLEQSIQQQKVTNEGLLYEKKQLSRPERITRIAKENGLKIQESKVKQAQAYNSN from the coding sequence GTGGATGGAAATGCAGCACGTAAATGGGAACAAGCGTATACATCATACATACCCAAGAAAGAAGAACAGACGTCAACAGTTACTGTTAAGCAAAAGCGCTGGATTACAAAAGGGGAAAAAGTCCTTTACTCCGCTATTGGATTTTTATTGATTGCGGCTTGCATTTATGTTGTTTCTTTTGCATCCGCAACCGATACCCTGAACAGGAAAGTAGAGTCATTGGAGCAATCAATACAGCAGCAGAAAGTCACTAATGAAGGGCTATTGTACGAGAAAAAGCAATTAAGCAGACCGGAGCGCATTACAAGAATTGCTAAGGAGAATGGTTTGAAGATCCAAGAATCCAAAGTAAAACAAGCCCAGGCATATAACAGTAATTAA
- a CDS encoding penicillin-binding protein produces MKTNKRTYLMSSIMIVLFATIFLLIVGRFLYIQATGEIDNVSLEKWAEEKRTTSYTLDSQRGKIYGRNGMTLAYDRPVYRIQAIVRDSYTTNPEDPRHVKNPEKTAEKLAPLLDTDKNYILRRLTKAIEQERFQVEFGNAGKELSQQTKERIEKLELPGIRFKEESIRYYPNGMFAAHVIGFAQKQDGLITGKMGIEQAMNKKLSGKDGHISYEQDQYGDKLLDPNEIIEKPENGNDVYVTIDQKIQTLLEDVMTQVETEYSPEGITAAVMDPKTGEILAMSNRPSYNPNKLEDVENWNNDIISTPFEPGSTMKMFTWAAAIEEGVYNGNEQFQSGTYKINDRVRGVNDHNWGKGWGTITFDEGFARSSNVAASRLVWEKIGTEAYLNYLKAFDFDEKTGIELPRERKGTLVYNYPRDKITTAFGQATSLTPIQQMKAATAIANDGKMVKPYVISKVVNPATGDVIKEKKPEVVGEPISKETSDHVLNLLGSVVSSEHGTGKKYKLADYSVAGKTGTAQIYEDGSYLTGYGNYIYSFLGMAPKEDPRLMMYVSVKQPDVEIGEESGSTPVAFIFKNVMQKSLHYLDIEPDKDTSEQVNPIELPKLTGKNTSSIKQTLKEKGLNVTLIGSGDTIKAASAVKGEELLEGDRIILVTNKPVMPDITGWSMRDVLQLANLLDLKVETMGNGYVIKQSVTKGTPLKKNDYLGVELEPPEPMREQTEGNDHTETDDGSDEQA; encoded by the coding sequence ATGAAAACAAACAAACGAACCTATTTGATGTCCAGTATCATGATTGTTTTGTTTGCTACCATATTTCTACTGATTGTCGGCCGGTTTTTATACATTCAAGCTACAGGTGAAATTGATAATGTTTCGCTGGAAAAATGGGCCGAAGAAAAGCGAACGACATCGTACACACTTGATTCTCAACGTGGAAAAATATATGGCAGAAATGGTATGACGCTGGCGTATGATCGGCCTGTTTACCGAATTCAGGCGATTGTCCGTGACTCGTATACGACTAACCCTGAGGATCCAAGGCATGTAAAGAATCCGGAGAAAACCGCAGAAAAGCTGGCTCCTTTGCTGGATACGGATAAAAACTATATATTAAGGCGACTAACAAAAGCCATCGAACAAGAGCGGTTTCAAGTTGAATTCGGAAATGCTGGTAAAGAACTTTCTCAACAAACAAAGGAAAGGATTGAAAAACTTGAACTTCCGGGGATCCGTTTTAAGGAAGAATCAATCCGTTACTATCCTAATGGAATGTTTGCAGCACATGTTATTGGATTTGCCCAGAAACAGGATGGACTCATTACCGGTAAGATGGGTATTGAGCAGGCGATGAACAAAAAGCTGAGCGGAAAAGATGGACATATTTCATATGAACAGGATCAATACGGTGATAAGCTTCTTGACCCGAATGAAATCATTGAAAAGCCTGAAAATGGAAATGATGTATATGTAACCATCGATCAAAAAATACAGACACTCCTTGAGGACGTTATGACACAAGTTGAGACTGAGTATAGTCCTGAGGGGATCACTGCAGCTGTTATGGACCCAAAGACCGGAGAAATATTGGCTATGAGTAATAGGCCAAGTTATAATCCGAATAAACTGGAAGACGTAGAAAATTGGAATAATGATATCATTTCCACCCCATTTGAGCCTGGTTCAACAATGAAGATGTTCACCTGGGCTGCTGCAATCGAAGAAGGGGTTTATAATGGAAATGAGCAGTTCCAATCTGGTACATATAAAATTAACGACCGTGTTAGAGGAGTAAACGACCATAACTGGGGAAAAGGTTGGGGGACAATCACATTTGATGAAGGTTTTGCCCGATCGTCAAATGTTGCCGCCTCCAGACTTGTTTGGGAAAAGATAGGAACAGAAGCGTACCTGAATTATTTAAAGGCATTCGATTTTGATGAAAAGACGGGAATCGAACTGCCGCGTGAACGAAAAGGAACCCTTGTCTATAATTACCCGCGTGACAAAATTACAACAGCGTTCGGTCAGGCGACCAGCCTCACCCCGATTCAGCAAATGAAGGCCGCAACCGCCATCGCAAATGACGGCAAAATGGTGAAGCCTTATGTCATTTCCAAAGTCGTTAATCCTGCTACCGGCGACGTGATTAAAGAGAAAAAACCGGAAGTGGTGGGCGAGCCCATTTCCAAGGAAACATCCGATCACGTGTTAAACCTCCTTGGTTCAGTTGTCTCCTCCGAACATGGAACAGGGAAAAAATATAAGCTTGCGGATTACTCTGTTGCCGGCAAAACCGGAACAGCACAAATCTATGAGGATGGTAGCTATTTAACCGGGTATGGTAACTATATCTATTCATTTCTCGGAATGGCACCAAAAGAGGATCCACGGCTAATGATGTATGTATCGGTCAAACAGCCTGATGTCGAAATAGGCGAAGAAAGCGGGTCAACCCCGGTAGCATTCATTTTCAAAAATGTGATGCAAAAAAGCTTGCATTATTTGGACATTGAACCTGACAAGGACACTAGTGAACAAGTAAATCCCATTGAGCTGCCGAAGCTCACAGGAAAAAATACTTCCTCTATCAAGCAAACCCTTAAAGAAAAAGGTCTGAATGTAACATTGATTGGCTCAGGTGATACGATTAAAGCTGCCAGTGCCGTGAAAGGGGAAGAGCTTCTTGAAGGGGATCGAATTATTCTTGTGACGAACAAACCAGTCATGCCGGATATAACAGGATGGTCAATGAGGGATGTACTTCAGCTGGCCAACCTGCTTGACTTGAAAGTAGAAACAATGGGTAATGGCTATGTGATCAAACAAAGTGTCACTAAAGGAACCCCTCTGAAGAAAAATGACTATCTGGGTGTCGAACTGGAACCACCTGAACCGATGCGGGAGCAAACAGAAGGAAATGATCACACCGAAACTGATGATGGAAGTGATGAACAAGCGTAA